The Neodiprion lecontei isolate iyNeoLeco1 chromosome 6, iyNeoLeco1.1, whole genome shotgun sequence sequence CCAAATTTTCCAAATGTACTTAAAGATGTTTTCAAGTATATCATTTAACATTTACCTCGAGAATTTTAGAAACAATATAATTTGATGGAGAATCTTTGTTGATACTGCCCTGCAATTTTTCTATCTCTTTCCCAATAACCTTACTCTACCACCCCGCCTCTAGCGGTTCCAACGGGAATTAAATGCTATTTCTCAAGCGTTCAGCCCCCACCACCAGAgtttccagacctgtatgtaagaccgtggacAGAACTAACTCTGTCCTTCGGTCTCATTCGGTCTCTGCTTCAGTAGCCACGTAAAACCGCGTATCCTATCACTATAAGTCTATGGGACGGATGCGTTCTCagcagccccctgacactcaACACTGCTcatatactaaaaaattgtacgcgttttgtccccgttttttagttcctctacgtggcgctagtagacttctgaccacggtcttacatacaggtccgGAAACTAGTAGGGTAGGGAATGACTCAGATAATGAGGCAAAACCGTGGTTCTCGTCTTCGCCGTCTGCAGCGCTGCCCCCTCGGGGTGAGCCAATCATAAATCAGATAAGAACAGctgatttttcggaatcaacaATCCTGAATAACACTCAAAACTGATGAAAGatgcgaataaaaatgattgagaTGTTTATTAGCATTCCATGGCGGGCgtgataattgttttattttaaaggAATTCTCAAATGTTTAAGTCAATAAAATCCATAAACATCAAGCGAGGGCTCACAACTTTTGAGACAGTTTGAGATCTTGTGTAGATGATCCACCGTTTACACACTTTACACTGAGTTATGAACTGTCAAAAACTTCGATGAGCAGGTTATCTTAtcggtatatatttatatctatcATAGCCCGGGCCAGTGGCGCCCCTAGCGGATAGATAGGAAACAAGACCGTGTGCCTCACTACCGGTGACACCCCCTACCACTCAAAAGTGCCGGAGTtaccagacctgtatgtaagaccgtgcttctgacacgctcgctgctctcgctgaccgcgcgcaaGCTTGTCAGACAACTACTAGCGTGACTAGTGGTGGAGATCggcggcagaatcgagggacattttgcgaaccacttttagcagcgtgtgtcagggggctggttCACAGAGATCCATGTTCGGCAGACGTCGTTTCTTGTGCTCCAGGCTTTAAGTCAAACCTAGTTCGTATGCGGATTAGTTCACATATTACCGTCACGCTTCAATGCCAGACATGGCTAAAAGTTTCGTAACCTTGTGTAGCAGAAGCGCGTTTACgtctacgtaaaaataataataaattatttaaatactcCATGCGTCAAATGGCGATCTGAAAATATCTTAATCTAAAGAGTAATAGTGTATTTACTATTTTAAAGAGCCATGGTCTCGTTGATGCAGCCGTATATGGTGAGTATATCAATACAACAATATTGCCTGATACGTGACAACCGGCCTGCAACTTGACGTTTTCACTACTTGTATCTTGAATGTCGATGAACGGTTTTACTTCGATTATTCAATGATATGTCATCGCATTTCTAGGACGTTGAAAGTTCTAGAAGCTACATCGACGAGTTATATTCTCCCAGTGGCCAAAAATGCCTGGAGGCTATTATGTGAGTATCTataaacgattttttcaactatCCTAACCTCAAAACGTCTCATCGACATAAAATATCTAGTCTCATTTCCCATCCATTAGACACTTACATGTCATAACTTgtcatatattataccttactTCAAGTACCCCTGAGCAATATTCTCTTCTTTGTTAAGAGTATTTCTTCCATGCACAGCTTTATAAAATGTTTTCGTTTTCCGGGACTGTTCTTACTCTACAATTCCATAAATTTATCGATCATTGGAAATGACCAACAGCAGCGTTTTAAGTCATACATGAGCATTCAACCTtgtgaaataaacaaaattatttcatgattTATCCTCAAAGCAGGTCATTTACATCAATTTGTCTACATTtgcatttaattttcaacagcTGCCTAAAAAATTCAGTCATTGGAAGCAATCGGCAAAAGGGTTCAGTTATAGCGCAAGGCGTGGTGCCTAGACTGCTGCAGTTGCTAAGTGACTCGACCGGAAGAGTAGGAGATCGTGTGCGGCTTGAATCTGCTGTTACTTTGGGTTCCCTAGCGAAAGGAACTGATCAGCATGTCAGAGCGCTCATAGAACTGAATGTAGTTCCACTGTTGCTGCAAGTGCTGCTGGCCAGCACCAATCGTTGTAACGAACCTGACGATGATAATCAAACACCATTGGTCGAAGCATGTCTCAGATGTTTGAGGACCGTTTTTCACCACACAGCAGCCCCTGTTCATGCTATATATCAGGATCCTGGATTGGTTCCACGCTTATTGGCACTAGCTTCTAAATCTGTTACCAATCAAGTGTGTGTTGCTACCATTTTAACAGCAGCGTGCAAGGTACTAAGGATTATTCTCATTCACGTTTATagtgctgattttttttcacttttgcgCTACATATTACTACGTGTTGCAATGATGCATCATATCTTTCTCTGAAACTTCCTGTGATCAACCCTCATTAATCGAAGAAGTCGAAGTTTGTAATGGTATTGTTATAGTACATTTTTGGCAACAGTAATTACTTCGTAACATTAGGATTaactgaaattcagtaaactaTAACATAGTATTAAACTGATTATACATTACAATTTAACATCTTCTAAAATAGTCTGAAGTTCCAAAATTAAGATGATCACCTTTCGTTATGGTAGCATTAATAACCTTCAACCTCATATTAATGAAAAACTGGTTTATGTGATTGGTTTTAAGTGCCTGTAATACATGTTAATCTCCTTCcgtggaattttttaattctatattAGTGCAATCTTTGCAGCATTCTTTAAAGCTTTGTCTACAATATGTagctgaatttttgtttttgcttaCTTCTTATCAACTCAATCCTGGTATTTTTAATTGGTATCTCTGAGTTTTTGTACAGTGGTTGTATAGATCTTCATACAAATCTTGAAAGTATAAAACCATGTGTGTATTCATCAACGATGTCACTAAATTTTTGCTAATATTGCGAGGGTTTCTAAAGGCTTTTTATGAAATCCAGAGTTTGGATAAGCCATGAATATAGTCATAATAATATTGTTGCGATTATGCTAAACATTTCTTTGTCACCCATATTCTTCGGATATAGTTTATCCAAACTCTGAATCATcgataattatatttctttACCTCAATGGGAAAGCAAAATTGGAACCATTAGCTTGAATAACATTGTAAGGcatactttttgaaattttcaggaaaagcTAAGAAGAGTAATATTGTCAGATTATAGCCAAGTACGAAATAATGTTGCAGAATTTGTCATATTCCATATCGTCATACGTTTTTTCCCCTTTTCACTGTGTTCTGCCACTAATTCATCTTATAATTAGTCGACCACTGCGATAATACAATCGACAGAAGTTGCAATGTGATTCAAAGAAAAGTATTAAACTGTGAAAGCTCTACTGTAGAGCAAAACACGATTTtgagatatttttcattaataattgtgaaaaatgcATATAACTTACGCTCACTTTATATGTATGGATTAGAGTAACAATtacgtttcaaaatttgtaagTTACAACGTTATACAAGCCAATAATTCATCTAAAtcaacatattttttccccATCTTATTATCATCTGAAAGTAAACAacattaatatacaaaaatttttgaagtgaACTTTCTCGATAACGTatatgaaagaaataaatttacaatgagaaaaattaatggaTGACCATGGGAATCGAACCCGGGACCAGCGGAAGCCTGTCCATGGACTTATACCCACTGTACCACGAGGCATCCCCGCCGTTGTCACGTTAATCGTTCTCGTCTAGTATTATTGTTGTGCACATTGATAGTATTGTGTATATGTGGTTGATCGACTTTACTCCCACTTATACTCATTAGGTGCATGCGACTTTGCCTAACGAGTATGAGTGTGAGTAAAGTCGATCAACCATACATACACATTTTCAATGACAACTCTACATACTTGTTTCAAACCAAAGTCTGTACCAAATGATAAATATGTTTCTGAACTCATTGATATGTTTGATTCATTTATGTATAACGCGACAGCAGACAGCTGAAGAGCAGAATGCACTATCCCGAGGTGGAGCTGTTGGTGCGCTTGCAACGCAGCTAGACTCTCCTCTTTCTGATGTTCAACTACCAGCTCTCGCCTGCCTTGCAAATATGTGCTATCAGAATCACACGGTATCTGCACTAGTTGCTGCAGCTACAACCAACAGCTCTCAAGGCAGGTCAGTTATACCCTGAATTAATCAGATTGAGTAATTTGCAGACAATTTTAGTCAGTCACAATACTCTCGTAATTTCATCATAGATTTTCATACAACTCATAAATATTTGaactgtttttatattttcattttttccagtTTCTTAACAGTAATAGAATAAATAGTACCCAAATTTCAGTAGTAATATGATTAAGTagtatgaaatatttgaagTACTATTTGCTCTAAAAACCGTGATCTGAATTTGTAAAACTAGTAATAATGCATTCCTGGTTAAATATATTGGATTTTTCGATATCTGGCATTCTTCTATGCCTGCAATTACACACTATGTTCTTTGTTATATTTATCTTATATTCTGAACAGAGCCGTGCCAGTTGCATTGGGCCAGCTGATGGGTCGCGAAAGAAGCGCACTAGTCCAACTCGAGGCAGCTCGGTGCGTTGCATATATGCATAGAGCTGGCGCTTTGACTTCGACAGATCCACGAGTTGTATATAGGGCACTGCCTTGTTTGGTAAGGCTTTGTCATCGAGAAAGACCTCCTAGAGAAAGAGTGGCTGCAGCAGAAACACTCGCGTACCTGACCGAAGTCGACACGGACCTACAACGACTAGCATCTATTAGCAATCACCTTATATCCAACCTTGCAGAATTGCTGAAGCCACATCCATCGGTAATTATGCTAacaaattattccaattttgaAGGCTTAGTGTATGTGCAGTaagattattataatacaaactttttctaatatttttactcGCGCACCCTGTAAGAATTCTTAATTTTCATAGTTGCAGCGTAGTCGAagcaaaaaaactttttatgtCATTTAAGGCATCTTgttcgtcaaaaaaaaaaacctcagaACGTAATTGGAGCATTTTAGACACTGAACTGAATATCTGTACAGTGATCCTTACACGTATCTATTCAATAGACTTGTGATCAGCTTAACTAAGTTTTGAACATGCAAAGGTGaaaattacattacattatttcTTGTAGGTGCTAGATGCAACGCTTTCGCAGGATATGCGCCAAGCGGCATTCAGAGCATTTGCATCTTTGGGTGCAAATGATGAAGATATTCGTAAGAGGATCATTGAAACAGAGAACTTGATGGAGCAGGTGGTGGGCGGTTTGCAAGATCCCGGTGGACCACGAGTACGACTTGCGGCAGTTCGATGCTTGCACTCGCTATCGAGAAGTGTGCAACAACTGCGCACCACATTTCAAGATCACGCAGTATGGCGACCACTTATGCAACTATTACATGGAGCAGACAGAGGACTAGAGGGTACGAATGCTAAGCGCAATAAGCCTATGATATATGGAAAGAGTGCCAGTATGTTACGCAAACGATACGACACATCGTATAGCTACATTCCGGTTCGCGTTGGCCCTTGAAACTCCACAGTCGGTAATACATTTAAATTGGtcttaagaatttttctaTAACTCAACATGATTACTCAATTTAGTTTTACCACCATTAAAATATCTAATTAGCGCTGGTAGGAGTCACATTTCTCTTTTAGTGACAATTTTGCTAAGTGTGTATTCAATTTATGCGCGGTGCAGGTCGCATTTGAATTTTGACAGTTGGATTAATCATAGTGCGCTATTTGTCATCGAGTTTCTGTCATTTTATCGTAATTGAGCTTTACAATTGCACAAACTGCGTCAAGTACCTGCAATTAACAAATATCATTGTAAATTTCCTGACTTTGTCCTATATTTGTCGGCCCACGAGcttaatcaattttcaacagagccaatttttaaaactttgagAAGGCcatgagaaaaaacaaatagaaattgtttgttttgaAGACTGCACTCACGACAGGGTTTTACAACATAAGGTGTAAATAAACTAATTAAAAGTAAGAACGGTAATCAAACGCACACCAAAAACATAACTAATTaccaaatttttccaatctcCATTATTTTGCTATAAATCTTGActcatttttgcaaaattgcaCCTCTTGCTTCACTATTTTGAGAGTTTTCTGCTGCCAGCCCTGAGTATTGAAAAATACTCCAATACACATATGTTTATTGAAGATTTGTGAAAGAGTCATTTAGAAGTTGGAGATGCAGGGCATGAGTCGCGCCATCATCTCAACAGGGAACCGATGTACTGCACTTTATTCCAATCAGTATTGTTTTGGTTCCCATCGCTCTTGGTTGTATTACCTATATTACACCATTAGGTAGGGGATTAGAAGGCGAAGAGGACTTGCTAACTGTGGCCTCTAGCACCCTGTGCAACCTGCTATTGGAATTTAGCCCAAGTAAGGAGCCTATTCTCGAATCAGGTGGAGTGGAGTTGTTATGTTCATTGACCAGGCGACCAGACCCTGCGCTACGCCTAAACGGTATTTGGGCGCTGATGAATGTGGCTTTCCAGGCTGAACAGCGTGTCAAATCGCAAATCCTCTCTTGTCTCGGTACCGATCAAATATTTCGTCTACTTGCTGATCCGGAATTGGCTGTTCTAATGAAAACACTTGGCTTGTTACGAAATCTTCTGTCAACAAAGGCACACATTGATCGTATTATGGCAGAGCATGCTGCCCACGTGATGCAAGCTGTCATTCTGGTATTGGAAGATCCTGAACACCCAGCTGATGTCAAAGAGCAAGCTCTGTGTATTCTAGCAAATGTCGCCGATGGGGATCGCGCACGCGATCATATCATGGCAAACGAAGACGTCTTGAAGAAACTCATGGATTACATGGTTTGTGCATACATTATTTACTCCGTTTCTTTTCTAACAAAACCAATTCATATCACATCATATTTCTAACTATTGACATAAAACAAATAGAAATATATCAGTATTAACGATCTTAATGTCTTCAGATGCACAGTAATgtgaagctacaagtggcagCTATTTTCTGTGTATGTAATTTGGTCTGGAGGGAAGAGGACGGGGCTGCGCAACGTCAGGCACGATTACGCGAACTAGGCCTTTACCGTATTTTACAACAATTACGACACACCAAGGACTCACAGCTATTCGAAAAGTatgtacatgtacataaatataatcacTAAAATTTTCGGCCTTTACGACctttatttttacaacgacGAGAAATTAGTTATGATCAGTTGAAGATAATGAAAGATAATGAGTTGCAATCCTCCATTCACTTACATAATTTACTTTGTCAACAAAGGCTAACACTTTCAATGGGTTTGACTTTTTCGAAtagttcaaaaaaatttgagtacGAGTTGTTTTTACTCTATGATTTTATATCATGCAGaatcataaataaaaaaacaaatatttaagattttttattatgaaattatCCAACTCGAATAATACGAGAAACAGTTCcttaatttcttcaaatatcaGAACAAACTTCTAAGTCAactttttactgaaaattatatttatttttcgtttcagagTAAAGGCTGCCATGTCTCAGTTTACCGATGCTTGAGTACAAAATCGACCGACTGATTCAGTTACGTTACCAACTAAAACGGTTTTAACTCCTTAAACCTCCTTCGGCAACCgtaaaattcacaaataacAATCAGTCACTGTAAACTCAAATCCAAACCCAGCCCATACTGTGATCGTTTATGTACTTTTATGTGCTCCCTGTTTGTAGATTAGGTGCTcaagattttaaaaaaatctcgcTTTAAGCTATGCCTGTGAGTAAGGTCTCCCttcgtatttctttttcgtaCAATTGATAAAAAGCTTTTAATCAATTGAATCAAATTACTGCAGATTTGTTTGTCTTTATAACATTTTTCGTCCTGGGAGTTTTTACGATAGTAACATTGAAACGAATCCCATTGATATCACACAATATTACAAACTGATCATGGTAATACATTTTATGGAATGACAAATGTGAAATATCAGTTACTACCTTACGTCAAAATGTGAAGGATCGTATGGGTAACTGATGCATCGTGAAATAGCGTAACGTCATTTGTAATACTTTTATTGTGGTCAACACGTCCCTTTTCATAATGGATTTGACAGGTGATCAGTACAGTAcagaaaatatcgaaaaatttgtaattaaattaaattaatttaaaccCACACAACAAAGAGTGGTCTCGTATTTCTAGGAgccatttttaaataataaattcctgtaaaaatgtaataatatattattattaaaaattacgaTCAAATCCGTAGAATTTTGAATGTAGTCTAATACAtctaaatatgtataatacgatTATTTTCGGTAGAAACTCTTTGGTATAAATTCCTCTGTGTTTAAACATTGTACGAGATTCGTGAACatatttcactaattttttttataaactgcTATGCTCATCTCCATGTCGGAATGTTCGTTAGTAACGATAGATACTTCAATTAAGTACAAATAGACATATAGGTAACTTTTAATTCGGTTATTTTTACTTACATTATAGagatttctttcaatattttgcactctcaataataattaaaagttACATTTTCTAAAACtaaaagtataatttaaatttaaaggATGCTAAATGACTAGGAATAATGGCCATATAATGTATTCAACAACGGCAGACCTGTAACGCcgtataaaattaaacatgGCCACATCATATAAATAATGACGAATTACtagttcaaatattttatatatatatataaaaacgtTGGACTAAGCAGGGGCATTTCTATCGCTGATTAGACTATCCATCGGATTGTTGGCAAGTGGATCTAACTCAGCAAATAAGTCCAGCCAAGAGTTTcctgttttatttgatttacttttgttctgctgaaatgaaaatgtttggCAATTATTACTTAGTGAATAGCAATAGCAAGTCTCGAAAATTCAATGCTTGCTATAGAAGCAAGTATTATTTTACtaagattaaaatttatttcgtttatGTGCTCGCCTTATTGTCGTTGCTTGCGCTAACAGGATCTTTCTGATTTGTACCAAGTGTGGCAGCTCCTAAACTCTGTTTCAATATACCGGGTGGTAAGAAAGTATCACCAGACATCATTTCCCAATCATTGGCACTCGTAGTAGGTGtggtatttaaaatttcttcaaataagGCTACACTTTCTGAAGTTAACAAGTCAAGAGGTGCTTGcggttgttgttgttgaggATTAAAGAGTGGAGAGTTGGTAAAATCAAAACCAACACCAGTGCCAGTAAATGAATCCATTGCCAAATCCAGCTGTGTCAGACTTTCATCCAATTTTACTTGGTCTATCTTTTTTGCAGATTTCtcttcgttcaatttcttgGTCTGTGGATCTATGTTATTAAAGAAATCAGCAAGCTCCTTGTCTTCGGTGCTGTTTAAAAAGCTCTGAAGACCTTTATCTCTGTTCTCATCGTCagtattcaaattcaattgtGAAAGACTCAATTCCGTATTGTCTGGAATATGCGAATCATCTCCAATATCcagtaatttttcatcattatctTTCTCGATGTTACCTGCTTCCGTTTTCTTCTCATCAGTTGCTTTCACTTCTTGAGCTTCCTCCACATTGTCATGATAGTCAGACTCGAAGAACAATAATCTATAATATCAATATAAAACCAACAGTTTTTGGTAGAAGCATTTAGATTACCTAAATTGCTAGTTCACTCACTTATCTTTGTCATCCAGATCCTCGTTGCCGCCTGTTTTTTGTGCCAGTTTGATAGAAGTCTCCGCAAGTTCCTTTACAACCATAAAATCGTACTGTTGGTAGCCCTTGAAGCTGTTTGCAATTGTTGCATATGCTTGAGCagattttttggtaaaattcaACAAGGTACTTTGGTACAGAACAAGTGCGTGACTAAACATATTGCATCTCGCCGCTGCCAATAAATCCACTTTCTGCAGGCAGTCCAGAGCCAAGTGATCAAACGCTGATTTACCTCTGTTAAAACCAAGATAACATCATAGCAATAGAACAACAAAAgtgttctttgaaaaaataatgcttTACGAATCTTACATAAATTGAAACACTTGCGACTATGTTTTACAAAATGTATTCGATTTTACAAAGACTTAAAATCAGTTTTGCCACACTTGTAACATATAAAAGGGTTTTTTTAAATCCTAGCCAATTATTCTAGTATATCACGTTTCAAAGAGAATGGGAAACATGTAtgttatattctattattctgtttttcagaaatttcagaaataaagaaaattgggGTTCTCAAATTCCTGATTATAGGAGTACAAATGACAAACtgatttgattaaaattaaaacgtTGCAGTTCATTTTATAGTGTTTCTACATTGAAACTACACATGCCTACCTTCGAACTCTAGTTTGAACCTTTCTGAACCGTTCCAGTTGCTTAAAAGTATCTGGGTCCAATTCTTGAGATACATTCTTCATCCAAGAAAGGGCAGCTCGATATTCAGTTCTAGCTTTTTCCATAGATTGAACATTTTGCAAAGTGTCCTCAATTGCCCTTTGCCGAAAAGTCTCAACCTCCTGATACAATCTGACTAACGGTGCTCTGAGAGCAAGTCTTTGTTGCCCTGAGTAGGATAGAGATTTCCCAACAGCTGACATCATCTTGCCAGCTCTAGTTTTATCCTGCTTACCAGCTTCCTTCAGAAATCGACCCATGGCATTTTCTTCTTGCGCTAGATCTATaagaaagtttgatttttgattGAGCCAGTAGTACAAGGATATCAGGAAGTAAAGCACTTACTGCATAAACGTTCTTGGTATTTGTCGATTATTCTTTGCAGATGCAAACAAGATTCTTGGATACTACGAAATAATTCCAGCTTAGAATCAAGTTCCGCATCCGAAGCAACAATGCATTCATCCTCTTTTTTACCAAGTTTCTGCGATAAAGCTTGTTTTGTCACCCAGTATTGATGTTGCATTTTAGTTATTGCCGAATCGTCTGGTAAGTCAGCTTTTTGCACCCAGCGATCAAAGGCACTGCCTGACATGCCGGATGTACCCCTATCGcttgaatacaaaaaaaacaacatattTCTTGAAAGCATACTGTTGATAATATGTTTCCAAATTATACTGAtattaagtaaaaaaatgtacatttCAAGAGAGAAACAGTACGATTATGGTCTGATTGATACATTTTGACTTAACACCATTGCTGGTAAACTGCTGCTTCTTAATATATGCTGTTAGGTTTCTTATCAAAAGTCAAGAGATA is a genomic window containing:
- the LOC107225770 gene encoding armadillo repeat-containing protein 8 yields the protein MVSLMQPYMDVESSRSYIDELYSPSGQKCLEAIICLKNSVIGSNRQKGSVIAQGVVPRLLQLLSDSTGRVGDRVRLESAVTLGSLAKGTDQHVRALIELNVVPLLLQVLLASTNRCNEPDDDNQTPLVEACLRCLRTVFHHTAAPVHAIYQDPGLVPRLLALASKSVTNQVCVATILTAACKTAEEQNALSRGGAVGALATQLDSPLSDVQLPALACLANMCYQNHTVSALVAAATTNSSQGRAVPVALGQLMGRERSALVQLEAARCVAYMHRAGALTSTDPRVVYRALPCLVRLCHRERPPRERVAAAETLAYLTEVDTDLQRLASISNHLISNLAELLKPHPSVLDATLSQDMRQAAFRAFASLGANDEDIRKRIIETENLMEQVVGGLQDPGGPRVRLAAVRCLHSLSRSVQQLRTTFQDHAVWRPLMQLLHGADRGLEGRGLEGEEDLLTVASSTLCNLLLEFSPSKEPILESGGVELLCSLTRRPDPALRLNGIWALMNVAFQAEQRVKSQILSCLGTDQIFRLLADPELAVLMKTLGLLRNLLSTKAHIDRIMAEHAAHVMQAVILVLEDPEHPADVKEQALCILANVADGDRARDHIMANEDVLKKLMDYMMHSNVKLQVAAIFCVCNLVWREEDGAAQRQARLRELGLYRILQQLRHTKDSQLFEKVKAAMSQFTDA
- the LOC107225772 gene encoding islet cell autoantigen 1-like protein isoform X2 translates to MNAYDRGTSGMSGSAFDRWVQKADLPDDSAITKMQHQYWVTKQALSQKLGKKEDECIVASDAELDSKLELFRSIQESCLHLQRIIDKYQERLCNLAQEENAMGRFLKEAGKQDKTRAGKMMSAVGKSLSYSGQQRLALRAPLVRLYQEVETFRQRAIEDTLQNVQSMEKARTEYRAALSWMKNVSQELDPDTFKQLERFRKVQTRVRRGKSAFDHLALDCLQKVDLLAAARCNMFSHALVLYQSTLLNFTKKSAQAYATIANSFKGYQQYDFMVVKELAETSIKLAQKTGGNEDLDDKDKLLFFESDYHDNVEEAQEVKATDEKKTEAGNIEKDNDEKLLDIGDDSHIPDNTELSLSQLNLNTDDENRDKGLQSFLNSTEDKELADFFNNIDPQTKKLNEEKSAKKIDQVKLDESLTQLDLAMDSFTGTGVGFDFTNSPLFNPQQQQPQAPLDLLTSESVALFEEILNTTPTTSANDWEMMSGDTFLPPGILKQSLGAATLGTNQKDPVSASNDNKNKSKSNKTGNSWLDLFAELDPLANNPMDSLISDRNAPA
- the LOC107225772 gene encoding islet cell autoantigen 1-like protein isoform X1, translated to MNAYDRGTSGMSGSAFDRWVQKADLPDDSAITKMQHQYWVTKQALSQKLGKKEDECIVASDAELDSKLELFRSIQESCLHLQRIIDKYQERLCNLAQEENAMGRFLKEAGKQDKTRAGKMMSAVGKSLSYSGQQRLALRAPLVRLYQEVETFRQRAIEDTLQNVQSMEKARTEYRAALSWMKNVSQELDPDTFKQLERFRKVQTRVRRGKSAFDHLALDCLQKVDLLAAARCNMFSHALVLYQSTLLNFTKKSAQAYATIANSFKGYQQYDFMVVKELAETSIKLAQKTGGNEDLDDKDKLLFFESDYHDNVEEAQEVKATDEKKTEAGNIEKDNDEKLLDIGDDSHIPDNTELSLSQLNLNTDDENRDKGLQSFLNSTEDKELADFFNNIDPQTKKLNEEKSAKKIDQVKLDESLTQLDLAMDSFTGTGVGFDFTNSPLFNPQQQQPQAPLDLLTSESVALFEEILNTTPTTSANDWEMMSGDTFLPPGILKQSLGAATLGTNQKDPVSASNDNKQNKSKSNKTGNSWLDLFAELDPLANNPMDSLISDRNAPA